Proteins co-encoded in one Streptomyces sp. SLBN-31 genomic window:
- the bioD gene encoding dethiobiotin synthase, whose translation MPVLVITGTGTEVGKTVTTAAVAAAAVAAGRSVAVLKAAQTGVRPDERGDADEVARLAGAVTTAELARYPEPLAPATAARRAGMTPVRPQDVAEAAGKFAAEHDLVLVEGAGGLLVRFDEAGGTLADAAQLLRAPVLVVATAGLGTLNTTELTARELRARDVELLGVVIGGWPDSPDLAMRCNITDLPDVAAAPLLGALPMGAGALPPADFRAAAPAWLAPRLNGTWDAEAFRGREAAPDRA comes from the coding sequence ATGCCGGTACTGGTGATCACGGGCACGGGCACGGAGGTCGGCAAGACCGTCACGACTGCCGCCGTGGCAGCGGCGGCCGTCGCTGCCGGACGTTCCGTGGCCGTGCTCAAGGCCGCGCAGACGGGCGTACGACCGGACGAGCGCGGGGACGCCGACGAGGTCGCGCGGCTCGCGGGAGCCGTGACGACGGCGGAACTGGCCCGCTACCCCGAGCCGTTGGCTCCGGCGACGGCGGCCCGGCGGGCCGGTATGACTCCCGTGCGCCCGCAGGACGTCGCCGAGGCCGCCGGCAAATTCGCCGCCGAACACGACCTGGTGCTCGTGGAGGGCGCCGGCGGGCTGCTCGTCCGCTTCGACGAGGCCGGCGGCACCCTGGCGGACGCGGCCCAGCTGCTGCGCGCGCCGGTGCTGGTGGTGGCGACGGCGGGACTGGGCACGCTGAACACGACGGAACTGACGGCCCGTGAACTCCGCGCCCGCGACGTGGAGTTGCTGGGCGTCGTCATCGGCGGCTGGCCCGACTCCCCCGACCTGGCCATGCGCTGCAACATCACGGACCTCCCGGACGTCGCCGCAGCGCCGCTGCTGGGCGCCCTGCCGATGGGCGCCGGAGCCCTGCCCCCCGCCGACTTCCGCGCCGCGGCCCCGGCTTGGCTGGCACCGCGACTGAACGGGACGTGGGACGCGGAGGCGTTCCGGGGGCGCGAAGCCGCCCCCGACAGGGCCTAG
- a CDS encoding LuxR family transcriptional regulator, with product MTPVNPPPLPRTSPPRHTAPELPEGVRLRVLHAVYGDARAAAELVTRLTDRQRSGLDPLPTQPALQAPRLLWVLRAELRALPDDTRLLLLLAAADQYPLATHAFLRAVAAARLDTRPLEAAETAGIAHAGAGGVVFRDAWTRIAAYESGAPSDRREAHRLLARVLNGEGETPRRSWHRAAGALGPSGRLVAELDAAAGRARTTGHLTLARALTERAAALCPDPARQAHLRARAAADAWQAGDADHARGLFRAGAADDALTGLFALRAENATEAFDALLTAAVRAGDATGPRGTRIQGRDGSAGTDGPAPAAGGARAAQSSARADAPAHPFGSFGPPQAAAHLLARATEAVIYTGDLRRCRDAARVAGRLGIEAPGALGGLAAAVEGRYEDARDLLEAAASRCGPGGDPTLLLHAGIAALMLGDHARAATATVRAAASARARGATATVAQALEFRAYADFWTGRPDAGAAAATDALRQAYASGHDNGACHLQAALAMFAAVTGAADVCRERAAAVRSYALARGLGLPAALAQWALAFLDLAEGRFAGAAARLRALAGFGPGHGHRAIRHLATPHYVEAAVRTGDTRVARAAHTDYHRWATAVRSPDELALSARCRALLAPGAEAVDLYHEALDLHARGTRDFERARTELLFGAALRRLRRRTEARDRLHSALEAFEHFGAPHCAVQARAELRALGAPAAPARTDEGPGGRLTAQQLLIARMAADGATNREIATRLALSPRTIDHHLRGVFERLGIRSRIELVRLLASGGP from the coding sequence GTGACTCCGGTGAACCCCCCGCCTCTTCCCCGCACTTCGCCACCGCGGCACACGGCGCCCGAACTCCCCGAGGGCGTCCGCCTACGGGTCCTGCACGCCGTGTACGGCGACGCGCGCGCCGCCGCCGAACTCGTGACCCGTCTCACCGACCGGCAGCGGTCCGGCCTCGATCCGCTTCCCACCCAACCCGCCCTGCAGGCACCCCGGTTGTTGTGGGTGCTGCGCGCCGAGCTCCGCGCACTCCCGGACGACACCCGCCTGCTGCTGCTCCTCGCCGCGGCCGACCAGTACCCGCTCGCCACCCACGCCTTCCTGCGCGCCGTCGCCGCCGCCCGCCTCGACACCCGCCCCCTGGAAGCCGCCGAGACCGCCGGCATCGCGCACGCCGGTGCGGGCGGCGTCGTCTTCCGCGACGCCTGGACCAGGATCGCCGCCTACGAGTCCGGGGCACCGTCGGACCGGCGCGAGGCCCACCGACTGCTCGCCCGCGTCCTGAACGGCGAGGGCGAGACACCGCGCCGCTCCTGGCACCGGGCGGCGGGCGCCCTCGGACCCAGCGGCCGGCTCGTCGCGGAGCTGGACGCGGCCGCCGGACGGGCCCGCACGACCGGCCACCTCACGCTCGCCCGTGCCCTCACCGAGCGCGCCGCGGCACTCTGCCCCGACCCGGCCCGGCAGGCACACCTCCGTGCCCGCGCCGCCGCCGACGCCTGGCAGGCCGGCGACGCCGACCACGCCCGCGGGCTGTTCCGCGCCGGCGCGGCCGACGACGCACTCACCGGCCTGTTCGCGCTACGCGCGGAGAACGCGACGGAGGCCTTCGACGCGCTGCTGACAGCGGCGGTCCGGGCGGGGGACGCCACAGGGCCGCGGGGAACGCGGATCCAGGGCCGCGACGGTTCCGCCGGCACGGACGGTCCCGCTCCCGCAGCCGGCGGCGCTCGGGCAGCCCAGTCCTCCGCCCGCGCGGACGCCCCCGCTCACCCCTTCGGCTCCTTCGGCCCACCTCAAGCCGCCGCCCACCTCCTGGCCCGCGCCACCGAGGCCGTCATCTACACCGGTGACCTGCGTCGATGTCGGGACGCCGCTCGGGTCGCGGGCCGGCTCGGAATCGAAGCGCCCGGGGCGCTGGGCGGACTCGCCGCCGCCGTGGAGGGGCGCTACGAGGACGCGCGAGACCTGCTGGAGGCGGCGGCCAGCCGGTGCGGGCCGGGCGGCGACCCCACCCTGCTCCTCCACGCGGGCATCGCCGCGCTCATGCTCGGCGACCACGCCCGAGCCGCCACCGCCACCGTGCGGGCGGCCGCCTCCGCCCGGGCGCGCGGTGCGACCGCCACCGTGGCGCAGGCCCTGGAGTTCCGCGCCTACGCCGACTTCTGGACCGGCCGTCCGGACGCCGGCGCGGCCGCCGCGACGGACGCCCTCCGGCAGGCGTACGCCTCCGGCCACGACAACGGCGCCTGCCATCTGCAGGCCGCGCTCGCCATGTTCGCCGCGGTCACCGGCGCTGCGGACGTCTGCCGCGAACGGGCGGCGGCCGTACGCTCGTACGCCCTCGCCCGGGGCCTCGGTCTGCCCGCGGCGCTCGCCCAGTGGGCGCTCGCCTTCCTCGACCTCGCGGAGGGACGCTTCGCCGGTGCCGCGGCCCGGTTGCGCGCCCTCGCGGGATTCGGCCCCGGCCACGGTCACCGCGCCATCCGGCACCTGGCCACCCCGCACTACGTGGAGGCCGCCGTCCGGACCGGCGACACCCGCGTCGCCCGGGCCGCGCACACCGACTACCACCGCTGGGCTACGGCCGTGCGCAGCCCCGACGAGCTGGCCCTCAGCGCCCGCTGCCGCGCCCTGCTCGCACCCGGCGCCGAGGCGGTCGACCTCTACCACGAGGCCCTCGACCTGCACGCCCGCGGAACCCGCGACTTCGAACGCGCCCGCACCGAGCTGCTGTTCGGCGCCGCGCTGCGCCGACTGCGCCGCCGTACGGAGGCCCGCGACCGGCTGCACAGCGCCCTGGAGGCGTTCGAGCACTTCGGCGCCCCGCACTGCGCGGTCCAGGCCCGGGCGGAACTGCGCGCCCTCGGCGCCCCGGCCGCCCCGGCACGGACCGACGAAGGCCCCGGCGGCCGCCTGACCGCGCAGCAGTTGCTGATCGCCCGCATGGCCGCCGACGGCGCCACCAACCGGGAGATCGCCACCCGCCTCGCCCTCAGCCCACGCACGATCGACCACCATCTGCGGGGCGTCTTCGAACGCTTGGGAATCCGCTCACGGATCGAGCTGGTGAGGCTGCTGGCGAGCGGCGGCCCCTAG
- a CDS encoding triacylglycerol lipase, whose translation MQRHTRRIATALSAVAASLLLSLPLTAAPARAATHNPVVFVHGLSSDASSWEDWIADFEADGYSSSELDAFSYDWSKSNATTAQQLATEVKNVLAKTGASKVDLIVHSMGAMSSRYYLKDLGGTAYVDDFASVAGVNHGTSVASWCAWLYTSCKEMQTGSSFLTALNSGDETPGAVSYASYWSDCDSAVVPNSSALLSGATNVDAGCISHTDMNNDPGVYQQVRNFIA comes from the coding sequence ATGCAGCGCCACACGCGTCGTATCGCCACGGCACTGTCGGCCGTGGCCGCATCGCTCCTTCTGTCCCTCCCCCTCACCGCCGCCCCCGCTCGGGCGGCGACCCACAACCCCGTCGTCTTCGTGCACGGCCTGAGCAGTGACGCGAGCAGCTGGGAGGACTGGATCGCGGACTTCGAGGCGGACGGCTACTCGTCCTCCGAGCTGGACGCGTTCTCGTACGACTGGTCCAAGTCGAACGCCACCACGGCCCAGCAGCTGGCCACCGAGGTCAAGAACGTGCTCGCGAAAACCGGCGCCTCGAAGGTGGACCTGATCGTCCACTCCATGGGAGCGATGTCCTCCCGCTACTACCTGAAGGACCTGGGCGGCACCGCGTACGTCGACGACTTCGCCTCGGTCGCCGGCGTCAACCACGGCACGTCCGTGGCCTCGTGGTGCGCCTGGCTGTACACGTCCTGCAAGGAGATGCAGACCGGCAGCTCCTTCCTGACCGCGCTGAACTCGGGCGACGAGACACCGGGCGCCGTGTCCTACGCGAGCTACTGGTCCGACTGCGACAGCGCGGTCGTCCCCAACAGCTCGGCACTCCTGAGCGGCGCGACCAATGTCGACGCCGGCTGCATCTCGCACACCGACATGAACAACGACCCTGGTGTGTACCAGCAGGTGCGGAACTTCATCGCGTGA
- a CDS encoding class I SAM-dependent methyltransferase → MPLRSSGSARPLRDPVHHPLFARYYARASVAAETRLGMRAIRDRLLSGLSGRVIEIGAGNGLNFARYPPTVSEVVAIEPERRLRRLAVENALRADVPVDVVPGAAEALPVKSEAFDAVVVSLVLCSVRDVPRALAEIRRVLRPGGVVRFFEHGRGGGAAMQFAQRALDRTLWPPLSGGCHLARDPVAALREAGFELGPYRRLLLPEAGPTLPTSFCVLGTAWRPEDGERAA, encoded by the coding sequence ATGCCGCTCCGGTCGTCCGGTTCGGCGAGGCCGCTCCGGGATCCCGTGCACCACCCGCTGTTCGCCCGCTACTACGCCCGGGCCAGCGTCGCCGCCGAGACCCGGCTGGGGATGCGCGCCATCCGTGACCGCCTGCTGTCCGGGCTGTCGGGGCGGGTGATCGAGATCGGCGCGGGCAACGGGCTGAACTTCGCCCGCTATCCGCCTACGGTCTCGGAGGTCGTCGCCATCGAACCGGAGCGCCGGCTGAGGAGGTTGGCCGTCGAGAACGCGCTGCGCGCCGACGTCCCGGTGGACGTGGTGCCGGGTGCCGCGGAGGCGCTGCCCGTCAAGAGCGAGGCGTTCGACGCGGTGGTGGTCTCGCTGGTGCTGTGCAGCGTGCGGGACGTGCCGCGGGCCCTGGCGGAGATACGGCGGGTGCTGCGGCCCGGCGGTGTCGTGCGGTTCTTCGAGCACGGCCGGGGCGGCGGAGCGGCGATGCAATTCGCCCAGCGCGCCCTGGACCGCACACTGTGGCCGCCGCTCAGTGGCGGCTGTCATCTGGCCCGCGACCCGGTCGCCGCCCTGCGCGAGGCCGGTTTCGAACTCGGCCCCTACCGGCGGCTGTTGCTGCCGGAGGCCGGTCCCACGCTGCCCACCTCCTTCTGCGTGCTGGGTACCGCGTGGCGGCCGGAGGACGGGGAGAGGGCCGCCTGA
- a CDS encoding fic family toxin-antitoxin system, toxin component, whose translation MNNLSIDLAWLLMLAEQRTPGDPQVIDWGALVAAVARHEAEIFDVPVYDNPHARAAALLQLLIHIPALERSNALFASAVAYAYLIASGLRVSTSPTRVRDLARMVKRGNATVYDIAAELRGWTM comes from the coding sequence TTGAACAACCTCAGCATCGACCTCGCCTGGCTGCTCATGCTCGCCGAGCAGCGGACGCCCGGGGACCCCCAGGTCATCGACTGGGGCGCCCTCGTCGCCGCCGTGGCCCGCCACGAGGCCGAGATATTCGACGTCCCCGTCTACGACAACCCGCACGCACGGGCCGCCGCCCTCCTCCAACTCCTCATTCACATCCCGGCGTTGGAGCGCTCGAACGCCCTCTTCGCCTCGGCGGTGGCCTACGCCTACCTGATCGCCAGCGGCCTGCGCGTCTCCACCTCGCCCACGCGGGTCCGGGATCTCGCCCGCATGGTCAAGCGCGGCAATGCCACGGTCTACGACATCGCGGCCGAACTGCGCGGCTGGACGATGTGA
- a CDS encoding toxin-antitoxin system HicB family antitoxin, with amino-acid sequence MAKTQLNVRVDEGTARAARERALARGMSVNRYIEELVRQDTGEVGQTFVEAAADFMKQYESVFAEEFGSENDTTREGRH; translated from the coding sequence ATGGCGAAGACCCAGCTGAACGTGAGAGTGGACGAGGGCACGGCCCGAGCCGCCCGTGAGCGTGCCCTGGCCCGGGGCATGAGTGTCAACCGCTACATCGAGGAACTGGTGAGACAGGACACCGGAGAGGTCGGACAGACGTTCGTCGAGGCCGCGGCCGACTTCATGAAGCAGTACGAGTCCGTCTTCGCGGAGGAGTTCGGCTCCGAGAACGACACCACGCGCGAAGGTCGCCACTGA
- a CDS encoding ABC transporter ATP-binding protein → MSTTAAEHAPGQAPADGIAARARGLTKAYGSGETTVLALDSVDVDIARGRFTAVMGPSGSGKSTLMHCLAGLDTVSAGQVWLGDTEITGLKERELTRLRRDRIGFMFQSFNLIPTLNAAENITLPMDIAGKKPDEKWLDQVVDTLGLRDRLKHRPAELSGGQQQRVACARALVSRPELIFADEPTGNLDSRAGLEVLAFLRQAVDELGQTVVMVTHDPGAAAHSDLVLFLGDGRIVDEMERPTAEAVLERMKRFDVIRGQVEDTDGRE, encoded by the coding sequence TTGTCCACAACTGCTGCGGAGCACGCCCCGGGCCAGGCGCCGGCCGACGGGATCGCGGCCCGCGCCCGCGGTCTGACCAAGGCGTACGGCTCCGGCGAGACGACCGTTCTGGCCCTGGACTCGGTGGACGTGGACATCGCGCGCGGCCGCTTCACGGCGGTCATGGGGCCGTCGGGCTCCGGGAAGTCCACCCTGATGCACTGCCTGGCCGGGCTCGACACCGTCTCGGCCGGCCAGGTCTGGCTCGGCGACACCGAGATCACCGGGCTCAAGGAGCGCGAACTGACCCGGCTCAGGCGGGACCGGATCGGGTTCATGTTCCAGTCGTTCAACCTGATCCCGACGCTGAACGCGGCCGAGAACATCACCCTGCCCATGGACATCGCCGGCAAGAAGCCCGACGAGAAGTGGCTGGACCAGGTCGTCGACACACTGGGGCTGCGGGACCGCCTCAAGCACCGGCCCGCCGAACTCTCCGGCGGCCAGCAGCAGCGCGTCGCCTGCGCGCGGGCGCTGGTCTCCCGCCCCGAGCTGATCTTCGCGGACGAGCCGACGGGCAACCTGGACTCGCGGGCCGGCCTGGAGGTGCTCGCGTTCTTGCGCCAGGCCGTCGACGAACTGGGGCAGACCGTCGTCATGGTCACCCACGACCCCGGCGCCGCCGCCCACTCCGATCTGGTGCTGTTTCTCGGGGACGGGCGGATCGTGGACGAGATGGAACGGCCGACGGCGGAGGCGGTGCTGGAGCGCATGAAGCGTTTCGACGTCATCCGCGGCCAGGTCGAGGACACGGACGGACGGGAGTAG
- a CDS encoding FtsX-like permease family protein, protein MLKATLRSFLAHKGRLLLSALAILLSVAFVAGSLIFSDTVTRTFDRLFAHTSADVTVQPKKDLKSSVPTGETRTVPAALAKRLATVQGVKSAHADVGVENITIVDRSNKSVGPTSGAPTVATDWYLTSRSPVKLTSGHAPHGPGEALLDADTADKKHVRIGDTLTVMAQPGTFRIRVTGIATFTTTNPGAALVYLDPDIAAVKLLGSAERATSISVDAAKGVSDAQLKSRVLAVTGTGAYDVKTADEQAKSSADQLGSFLDVIKYVMLGFAGIAVLVGIFLIVNTFSMLIAQRTRELGLLRALGADRRQVRRSVLTEAVLLGLVGSTLGLAAGIGLAAGLTKLMGAFGMNLKATEMVVGWGTPVAAYVVGVGVTFVAAYLPARRAAGVSPMAALADAESAGIGRPLRTRAIVGSVVGALGAAALAGCAASSKTASAASLLGLGVVLTLIATVVAGPLLVRPVIRVLGGAFPALFGSVGRMSQRNALRNPRRTGATAAALMVGLALVGGMSVASASMSKSFDRQIDKTLGADFMVQNSNFMPFSQEVTDRVRATDGVGLVVRERFTGIAVRLPDGKRVETTAAGFDPRLDDVAHIAYAQGDSAAALADGNIAMDRKYAEDHHVRLGSVLPAEFPGGHTAQVKVAALTDQEGSSGFGSEGGLFFGIATVEKYVPDGQDTVLFVNRAAGTGADQLRKDLETTLKSYPQVQVRDQADYKKLIHDQIAVLLYLVYALLGLAIVIAVLGVVNTLALSVVERTREIGLLRAIGLARRQLRRMIRLESVVIAVFGAVLGLALGLVWGVCTQQVLALQGMKALAVPWGTIVAVVIGSAVVGIVAALLPALRASRMNVLAAIAHE, encoded by the coding sequence GTGCTGAAGGCGACGCTCCGGAGCTTCCTCGCCCACAAGGGCCGGCTGCTGCTGTCGGCCCTCGCGATCCTCCTGTCCGTGGCGTTCGTCGCGGGCAGCCTGATCTTCTCCGACACGGTCACCCGCACCTTCGACCGTCTCTTCGCCCACACCTCCGCCGACGTCACCGTCCAGCCCAAGAAGGACCTGAAGTCGTCGGTGCCCACCGGCGAGACCCGAACCGTGCCCGCCGCGCTCGCGAAACGGCTGGCGACGGTCCAGGGCGTGAAGTCCGCGCACGCCGACGTCGGCGTCGAGAACATCACCATCGTCGACCGGAGCAACAAATCGGTGGGGCCGACCAGCGGCGCCCCCACCGTCGCCACGGACTGGTACCTCACCTCCCGCAGCCCCGTGAAGCTGACCTCCGGCCACGCCCCGCACGGCCCCGGCGAGGCCCTGCTGGACGCGGACACCGCCGACAAGAAGCACGTGCGCATCGGCGACACGCTCACGGTGATGGCCCAGCCCGGCACATTCCGGATCCGGGTCACCGGCATCGCCACCTTCACCACCACCAACCCCGGTGCCGCCCTGGTCTACCTGGACCCCGACATCGCCGCCGTCAAACTGCTCGGCTCGGCGGAGCGGGCGACGAGCATCTCCGTGGACGCGGCGAAGGGCGTCAGCGACGCGCAGCTCAAGTCCCGCGTCCTCGCCGTGACCGGCACGGGCGCCTACGACGTGAAGACGGCCGACGAGCAGGCCAAGTCATCGGCCGACCAGCTCGGCAGCTTCCTCGACGTCATCAAGTACGTGATGCTCGGCTTCGCGGGGATCGCGGTGCTCGTCGGGATCTTCCTGATCGTCAACACCTTCTCGATGCTGATCGCCCAGCGCACCCGCGAACTGGGCCTGCTGCGGGCACTCGGCGCCGACCGGCGGCAGGTGCGGCGCTCGGTGCTCACCGAGGCGGTCCTGCTCGGCCTGGTCGGTTCCACGCTCGGCCTCGCGGCCGGCATCGGACTGGCCGCCGGACTGACCAAGCTCATGGGCGCGTTCGGGATGAACCTCAAGGCCACCGAGATGGTGGTGGGCTGGGGCACACCCGTGGCGGCCTACGTCGTGGGCGTCGGCGTCACCTTCGTGGCCGCCTACCTGCCGGCCCGGCGGGCGGCGGGCGTCTCCCCGATGGCCGCGCTCGCGGACGCCGAGAGCGCCGGGATCGGTCGTCCGCTGCGGACCCGGGCGATCGTCGGCTCGGTCGTCGGAGCGCTCGGCGCGGCCGCCCTGGCGGGCTGCGCCGCCTCCTCGAAGACGGCGTCGGCGGCCTCCCTGCTGGGGCTCGGGGTGGTCCTGACGCTGATCGCGACGGTGGTCGCGGGTCCGCTGCTGGTGCGGCCGGTGATCCGGGTACTCGGCGGCGCCTTCCCTGCACTGTTCGGCTCGGTCGGCCGCATGAGCCAGCGCAACGCCCTGCGCAACCCCCGCCGTACCGGCGCCACCGCGGCCGCTCTCATGGTCGGCCTGGCCCTGGTGGGCGGGATGTCGGTGGCGAGCGCCTCGATGTCCAAGTCCTTCGACCGGCAGATCGACAAGACGCTGGGTGCCGACTTCATGGTGCAGAACAGCAATTTCATGCCGTTCTCCCAAGAGGTCACCGACAGGGTACGGGCCACGGACGGCGTCGGTCTCGTCGTGCGGGAGCGGTTCACGGGGATCGCGGTACGGCTGCCCGACGGCAAGCGCGTCGAGACCACGGCGGCCGGTTTCGACCCGCGGCTCGACGACGTCGCCCATATCGCCTACGCGCAGGGCGACTCGGCGGCCGCGCTGGCGGACGGCAACATCGCCATGGACCGCAAGTACGCCGAGGACCATCACGTACGGCTGGGCAGCGTGCTCCCCGCGGAGTTCCCCGGCGGACACACCGCACAGGTGAAGGTGGCGGCCCTCACCGACCAGGAGGGCTCCAGCGGCTTCGGCAGCGAGGGCGGGCTGTTCTTCGGCATCGCCACGGTGGAGAAGTACGTGCCGGACGGCCAGGACACGGTCCTGTTCGTCAACCGGGCCGCCGGCACCGGCGCAGACCAGCTGCGCAAGGACCTGGAGACGACCCTCAAGTCGTACCCGCAGGTCCAGGTCCGCGACCAGGCGGACTACAAGAAGCTCATCCACGACCAGATCGCCGTGCTGCTCTACCTCGTCTACGCCCTCCTCGGCCTCGCGATCGTCATCGCGGTGCTCGGCGTGGTCAACACCCTCGCCCTGTCGGTCGTCGAGCGCACCCGCGAGATCGGCCTGCTGCGGGCGATCGGGCTCGCGCGGCGGCAATTGCGCCGGATGATCCGGCTGGAGTCCGTGGTGATCGCGGTCTTCGGCGCGGTCCTGGGACTGGCGCTCGGCCTGGTGTGGGGCGTGTGCACCCAGCAGGTGCTGGCGCTGCAGGGCATGAAGGCACTGGCCGTCCCGTGGGGCACGATCGTCGCGGTGGTGATCGGCTCGGCGGTGGTCGGCATCGTGGCGGCCCTGCTGCCCGCGCTGCGCGCGTCCCGGATGAACGTGCTGGCGGCGATCGCGCACGAGTGA
- a CDS encoding GNAT family N-acetyltransferase — protein MTELRTRPATPADLDTVLAFWKTAAEGTSISDDRAGVERLVERDPEALILAERDGELVGTVIAGFDGWRCHLYRLAVHPERRRQGIGSALLTAAEERFVRLGGRRGDAMVLVRNETAQHAWRAAGYAPEEHWRRWVKPFTD, from the coding sequence ATGACCGAACTGCGGACACGACCCGCCACCCCCGCCGACCTCGACACGGTCCTGGCCTTCTGGAAGACGGCCGCCGAGGGTACGAGCATCAGCGACGACCGCGCGGGCGTGGAACGGCTGGTCGAGCGGGACCCCGAGGCGCTGATCCTGGCCGAGCGGGACGGCGAGCTCGTCGGCACGGTGATCGCCGGCTTCGACGGCTGGCGCTGCCATCTCTACCGGCTCGCCGTGCACCCCGAGCGGCGCCGTCAGGGGATCGGCTCCGCCCTGCTGACCGCGGCCGAGGAGCGGTTCGTACGACTGGGCGGGCGGCGCGGGGACGCGATGGTTCTGGTGCGCAACGAGACCGCGCAGCACGCGTGGCGGGCGGCCGGATACGCGCCCGAGGAGCACTGGCGGCGCTGGGTGAAGCCGTTCACCGACTGA
- a CDS encoding hemolysin family protein, which yields MTEALLLLVAILLSLACGAFVAAEFSLTTVDRGELERAVERGERGAAGALKAVRNLTFQLSGAQLGITVTNLVVGMLAEPSIAKLIAGPLQALGLSRSTASSLALVLGTALSTVFLMVVGELVPKNWAISSPLALARRVGNPQRWFSAAFRPFITHLNNTANRAVRRLGLEPAEELASARSPKELAALARHSAREGALEADTAELFVRTLNLADLTAENVMTPRVQVIALEAQATCEDVANATRATGLSRFPVYRSSLDSVVGTAHIKDVLAISADRRMRVPVSEVMRDPLLVPESLTVDRLLDRLSGKRTMAVVIDEYGGTAGVATLEDIVEEVVGEVRDEHDPHETPDLAPAGTDDEGHALYSADGSARIDQLARVGLRAPDGPYETLAGLVAAELGRIPAVGDSVRVTGWRLDVVDASGRRAARVLLHAPFDDHADATRHEEGAR from the coding sequence ATGACCGAAGCGCTCCTCCTGCTGGTGGCGATCCTGCTCTCGCTCGCCTGTGGCGCCTTCGTCGCGGCCGAGTTCTCGCTGACGACCGTCGATCGGGGCGAGTTGGAGCGGGCCGTGGAGCGCGGCGAGCGGGGCGCGGCGGGCGCCCTGAAGGCCGTACGCAACCTGACGTTCCAGCTCTCCGGCGCCCAGCTCGGCATCACCGTCACCAACCTGGTCGTCGGCATGCTCGCCGAACCGTCGATCGCGAAGCTGATCGCGGGCCCGCTGCAGGCGCTCGGCCTGTCCCGGTCCACCGCGAGCTCCCTCGCGCTGGTGCTCGGTACGGCGCTGTCGACCGTGTTCCTGATGGTGGTCGGCGAGCTGGTGCCGAAGAACTGGGCGATCTCCTCGCCGCTGGCCCTGGCCAGGCGGGTGGGCAACCCGCAGCGCTGGTTCAGCGCGGCCTTCCGGCCCTTCATCACCCACCTCAACAACACCGCGAACCGCGCGGTGCGCCGGCTCGGCCTGGAGCCCGCCGAGGAACTCGCCTCGGCCCGCAGCCCCAAGGAGCTGGCGGCGCTGGCCCGGCACTCCGCCAGGGAGGGCGCGCTGGAGGCGGACACCGCCGAGCTGTTCGTACGGACCCTGAACCTCGCCGACCTGACCGCGGAGAACGTGATGACCCCGCGTGTGCAGGTCATCGCTCTCGAAGCCCAGGCCACCTGCGAGGACGTGGCGAACGCGACGCGGGCGACCGGCCTGTCCCGCTTCCCCGTCTACCGTTCGAGCCTGGACTCGGTCGTCGGCACCGCCCATATCAAGGACGTGCTCGCGATATCGGCCGATCGGCGCATGCGCGTGCCGGTCTCCGAGGTGATGCGCGACCCCCTGCTGGTCCCCGAGTCCCTCACCGTGGACCGGCTCCTGGACCGGCTCTCCGGCAAGCGCACCATGGCCGTCGTCATCGACGAGTACGGCGGCACCGCGGGCGTCGCCACCCTGGAGGACATCGTCGAGGAGGTCGTCGGCGAGGTGCGCGACGAGCACGACCCGCACGAGACGCCCGACCTGGCGCCGGCCGGCACCGACGACGAGGGCCACGCCCTGTACTCCGCCGACGGCTCGGCACGCATCGACCAGCTCGCCCGCGTCGGACTGCGGGCACCCGACGGGCCGTACGAGACGCTGGCCGGCCTGGTCGCGGCCGAGCTCGGCCGGATCCCGGCCGTCGGCGACAGCGTGCGGGTCACCGGCTGGCGGCTGGACGTGGTGGACGCCTCCGGGCGCCGGGCCGCGCGGGTGCTGCTGCACGCCCCGTTCGACGACCACGCGGATGCCACGCGGCACGAGGAGGGGGCGCGATGA